In Candidatus Desulfatibia profunda, one DNA window encodes the following:
- a CDS encoding GIY-YIG nuclease family protein, producing the protein MNNKQWIVYLIRCSDESLYCGISNNLKNRLAAHNLGRGAKYTRSRRPIELVGASSEMTKSDALKLEYRVKQVPASKKIFELIKGEDKMTMNLKKDLQSVNKELKALAKKVDKLIVAVEKLEKPKTKTEKTKPVKKEVATKSAPKKEAKLTAIDAILGFIKRSKNGADTAALAKKTGFNEKKIHNIVYKLKKQGKVKSEKKGVYVKA; encoded by the coding sequence ATGAATAATAAACAATGGATTGTTTATCTGATTCGGTGTTCTGATGAATCCTTGTATTGCGGGATAAGCAATAACCTGAAAAACCGGTTGGCAGCACATAATTTGGGCAGAGGTGCTAAATATACAAGATCTCGGAGGCCAATTGAATTAGTTGGCGCCAGTTCTGAAATGACGAAAAGCGATGCGCTTAAACTGGAGTATCGAGTTAAACAAGTACCTGCCAGCAAGAAAATCTTTGAACTTATAAAGGGGGAAGATAAAATGACAATGAATCTCAAAAAGGATTTGCAGTCTGTAAACAAAGAACTCAAGGCTCTTGCAAAGAAGGTTGATAAACTGATTGTTGCGGTCGAAAAGCTTGAAAAACCGAAAACTAAAACGGAGAAAACAAAGCCTGTAAAAAAGGAGGTTGCGACAAAATCAGCCCCAAAGAAAGAAGCTAAATTAACAGCCATCGATGCCATTCTTGGTTTTATCAAAAGGTCCAAAAATGGTGCTGACACCGCTGCTTTGGCGAAAAAGACCGGATTCAACGAGAAAAAGATTCACAATATTGTTTACAAACTGAAAAAGCAGGGCAAGGTTAAAAGTGAGAAAAAGGGTGTTTATGTGAAAGCATGA
- a CDS encoding ABC transporter substrate-binding protein: protein MKMRTNQGIVLRTILRMFLLLTLTVLSASCQKAEKSAGPKEKATIGVASLILSAPIIIAQKKGFFADEGLDITFKSYPFGKKAIEAMFAGEVDFATVAETPIVFKSFVRDDFVVFVTFVYSYDDSKILGRKDQGVSKPEDLKGKKLGITAGTSSHFFAHIYINEHGLDASAVKLVDFSAPDLPGALKDAKVDAISAFEPYAYEAINALPDKVVRLAGSNLFKETFNLTAMKSCAKGHPETLKKVLKAVDRAIMFIKQNRNESIAITSNSIKMKENLMASIWDDFVFELSLDHSLFTIFEDEARWAIKNGFADKTKVPNYLGYFYLDALKGVKPETVTIIK from the coding sequence ATGAAAATGAGAACAAATCAGGGGATCGTTTTGAGGACGATTCTGAGAATGTTTCTTCTTCTGACATTAACGGTTTTATCCGCATCCTGCCAGAAAGCGGAAAAATCAGCCGGCCCGAAGGAAAAGGCAACCATCGGGGTTGCATCGTTGATATTATCGGCGCCCATCATTATTGCGCAGAAGAAGGGTTTTTTTGCAGACGAAGGTCTTGATATTACATTTAAGTCATATCCTTTCGGCAAAAAGGCGATAGAAGCCATGTTTGCGGGAGAGGTCGACTTTGCCACCGTAGCAGAGACGCCGATTGTATTTAAAAGCTTTGTCCGTGACGATTTTGTTGTTTTTGTTACATTTGTCTATAGTTATGATGACAGCAAGATTCTGGGCAGAAAAGACCAAGGGGTCAGCAAACCTGAAGATTTAAAAGGAAAAAAATTGGGGATAACCGCCGGGACGTCAAGTCATTTTTTTGCCCACATTTATATCAATGAACACGGGCTGGACGCCTCTGCCGTAAAACTGGTTGATTTTTCAGCACCGGATTTGCCCGGCGCATTGAAAGACGCCAAGGTTGACGCCATCTCAGCATTTGAGCCCTATGCCTATGAGGCGATAAATGCCTTGCCCGACAAAGTCGTAAGGCTTGCCGGAAGCAATCTTTTCAAAGAGACATTCAACCTTACGGCCATGAAAAGTTGTGCAAAAGGACACCCCGAAACTCTGAAAAAGGTTCTGAAAGCCGTTGACAGGGCCATAATGTTCATAAAACAAAACAGAAATGAATCTATTGCCATTACTTCCAACAGCATAAAGATGAAAGAAAATTTAATGGCTTCGATCTGGGATGATTTTGTGTTCGAACTTTCCTTAGACCATTCACTGTTCACTATTTTTGAAGACGAAGCCAGATGGGCAATAAAGAA
- a CDS encoding integration host factor subunit beta: MNKLDLIETLKAEAGISKNEATAVVNLFFDEMANALANGDRAEIRGLCSFYVKKYKGYTGRNPKTGEPRQVKSKKLPFFKVGKELKERVDR, translated from the coding sequence ATGAACAAATTGGATCTTATCGAGACACTCAAAGCCGAAGCAGGGATTTCAAAAAACGAGGCCACGGCGGTGGTAAACCTGTTTTTTGATGAAATGGCAAACGCCTTGGCCAACGGCGACAGGGCGGAAATCCGGGGTCTGTGCTCATTTTACGTCAAAAAATACAAGGGATACACCGGCCGGAACCCGAAAACCGGGGAACCGAGACAGGTTAAATCCAAGAAGCTGCCGTTTTTCAAAGTTGGGAAGGAATTGAAGGAGCGGGTGGATCGTTAA